The following is a genomic window from Fundidesulfovibrio putealis DSM 16056.
TCAGACAAAAGGGCATGTTCCTTGCTTCAAGATGGCAGAGCGCATCATTTTGACAAGAAGATGGCTCATTTTTCCCGCGGTAATTCAGTAGTAACAATCAACCCTTGAGGACGTACCCATGTTGATGAACGACACTATTGCTCGTGCTCTTTTTGGACGCAGTTGTGCCATTCGCGACCTTGATGACCCGCCAGGCCACCAGCTCAACCCGCCTGTGCACGATACGGAAGCTGCCGACTCCAATATGACAACCGAGGATCTGTACCGGATGCAACGCATGCAGAAGTCATCTCTGCTTGAAAGCAGGCTTGGGGGGATAGAGAATCCAAACATCAAGGCCGCCGAACATATCGAGGAATACAAACAGGCTTTCAGGCTCGTCCACGACGAGTACGCCGACAGCGGGTATGTCGAGCCTACTCCCGAGCATCCGTTCCACTACTCGGTCCACAGCTTCCTCCCGGAAACGCGCGTCTTCATTTTCCAGTCGCGCCGCCAAGTCCTGGCCACGCTGACCCAGATCTTCGACACAAACGGATTCGGGCTGCCCATGGACGCCCTCTACGGGAAGGAGCTCGACAACCTGCGGCGAAAAAATCGGCGGATAACGGAGCTGTCCGCCCTGGTAACATCCAGGCCGTTCCGCATGAGGAACCTCATACTGCACCTGTGCAAGGCCATGTTCGACCATTCGCGCGCCAGCCGCGTGGATGACATCTGCATCATGGTAAACCCCAAGCACCTGCGATTCTACACAAAGATCCTTCTGTTCGAGCAGTTCGGCCCCGAATTGTTTTACGAGAAGGTTCAGGCCCCGGCGATCCCCCTTCGCATAGACATGAACCACATCGAGGAATGCTT
Proteins encoded in this region:
- a CDS encoding N-acyl amino acid synthase FeeM domain-containing protein — encoded protein: MQKSSLLESRLGGIENPNIKAAEHIEEYKQAFRLVHDEYADSGYVEPTPEHPFHYSVHSFLPETRVFIFQSRRQVLATLTQIFDTNGFGLPMDALYGKELDNLRRKNRRITELSALVTSRPFRMRNLILHLCKAMFDHSRASRVDDICIMVNPKHLRFYTKILLFEQFGPELFYEKVQAPAIPLRIDMNHIEECLQEKYGRFGRAANLHAFFCGSADASGGVGPVARAFDIRTPSRDVLSFFRCPQEHSLAA